The Parasedimentitalea marina genome window below encodes:
- a CDS encoding tripartite tricarboxylate transporter permease, with amino-acid sequence MIIDAILQALSPYILLITLTGVSLGIIWGALPGLSTTMAMALLIGLSASMEQNTALSFMLGVYTGSVFGGAISAVMINIPGTPDAVPTMIEGHALARKGEGGKALGMAIGASFIGNWVGILLLVGFIPLVLSFALNFRSWEMFLLAMIGITVSGSMSAGSMPLKGWIAGWIGLLVAFVGIDPIHGVSRFTFGSLELQDGVNYVAVLIGLFGLAEVLRVLPQKNHYKIPKEVGRVLPPFRLLMKYTPTAVRSGVIGTLIGAIPGAGANVASFLSYDIAKRRAKPDEKAKWGKGSYEAIVSAEVANNANIGGSMLPLLSLGIPGNAAAAALLGALALKNVVVGPTIEIDHPGLIYYIYAALIVANLLMYVAAIALIKPCVKLFSLPRGVLLPMIIPICVIGAYSVRLSMFDVWIMFGAGFAGFVLHYFRFPTAPIVLGVILGPLADENLRRSMLVFDNKSYGYIATQYIGTFLLIALIAIIAEGVLRAFRNRVTA; translated from the coding sequence ATGATTATCGATGCAATCCTACAGGCGCTATCTCCGTATATCCTGCTGATCACCCTGACCGGCGTGTCATTGGGCATCATTTGGGGCGCTTTGCCCGGCCTCTCAACCACTATGGCAATGGCTTTGTTGATTGGCCTGTCTGCCAGCATGGAGCAGAACACAGCGCTATCCTTCATGTTGGGCGTTTATACCGGCAGCGTCTTTGGTGGCGCGATTTCCGCCGTGATGATCAATATCCCCGGCACACCAGATGCGGTTCCCACCATGATCGAAGGTCATGCGCTGGCCCGCAAGGGCGAGGGAGGCAAAGCGCTTGGCATGGCCATCGGCGCCTCGTTCATTGGCAACTGGGTCGGTATCCTTTTGCTGGTCGGTTTCATTCCACTGGTGCTGTCTTTTGCACTGAATTTCCGCTCATGGGAGATGTTCTTGTTGGCGATGATCGGGATCACGGTCAGTGGCTCAATGTCTGCGGGCAGTATGCCGCTAAAAGGCTGGATCGCCGGCTGGATCGGGTTGTTGGTCGCCTTTGTGGGCATTGACCCTATTCATGGCGTGTCTCGGTTTACGTTCGGCTCGCTCGAACTTCAGGATGGTGTGAACTATGTCGCGGTTCTGATCGGGTTGTTTGGCCTAGCCGAAGTGCTGAGGGTCTTGCCACAGAAAAACCACTACAAAATCCCCAAAGAGGTGGGCCGGGTGCTGCCTCCATTCCGCCTGCTGATGAAATATACGCCGACGGCGGTGCGATCTGGGGTGATCGGCACCTTGATTGGCGCCATTCCAGGGGCGGGCGCGAATGTTGCATCGTTCCTGTCGTATGACATTGCCAAACGCCGGGCCAAGCCCGACGAAAAGGCGAAGTGGGGCAAGGGCAGCTATGAGGCGATTGTGAGTGCTGAGGTTGCCAATAACGCCAATATTGGCGGATCAATGTTGCCCCTGTTGTCGCTGGGCATTCCAGGAAATGCTGCCGCTGCCGCCTTGTTGGGGGCGCTGGCATTGAAGAATGTGGTAGTTGGACCAACAATTGAAATCGACCATCCTGGGCTGATTTACTACATCTATGCGGCGCTGATAGTCGCCAATCTGCTGATGTATGTCGCGGCAATTGCTCTGATCAAACCCTGTGTGAAACTGTTTAGCCTTCCCCGTGGGGTGTTGTTGCCGATGATCATTCCAATCTGTGTGATTGGTGCCTATTCGGTGCGGCTTAGCATGTTTGACGTCTGGATTATGTTTGGCGCGGGGTTTGCTGGATTTGTTCTGCACTACTTTCGCTTCCCAACTGCGCCGATTGTGCTGGGCGTTATTTTGGGACCACTTGCCGATGAAAATCTACGCCGCTCGATGTTGGTTTTTGACAATAAATCCTACGGTTACATCGCCACGCAATATATTGGCACCTTCTTACTGATTGCCCTGATTGCAATCATTGCCGAGGGCGTCCTGCGTGCCTTTCGTAATCGTGTCACTGCCTAA